The following are encoded in a window of Rubellicoccus peritrichatus genomic DNA:
- a CDS encoding AraC family transcriptional regulator, which produces MSSNGIRFVGDHIEPFFPGDFAILGGNLPHLYMNSMPPAPKSDWAQSRVIQFRRDCFGEGFFDVPEMKDVAQLFRRAGRGLKFTGDSAAAAIKVMERLFKTNRASRISCFIELLELMADAPDVESLASPNYAPSLSSWNGERLDQVCNLVRERFAEPLSQAEVAKAVNMSPPAFSRYFGKRTGRTFVSFLNEVRIGHACRQLQESDKTILEICYESGFSNLSNFNRRFRDIRSMTPSEYRKCFAEYS; this is translated from the coding sequence ATGTCCAGCAATGGAATCAGGTTTGTGGGGGATCACATAGAGCCATTTTTTCCTGGCGATTTTGCAATTCTCGGGGGCAATCTTCCGCATCTTTACATGAACAGCATGCCACCGGCTCCCAAATCTGATTGGGCGCAATCGAGGGTCATTCAGTTTCGGCGGGATTGCTTTGGCGAAGGTTTTTTTGATGTTCCTGAGATGAAGGATGTCGCACAGCTTTTCAGGCGTGCCGGGCGTGGTTTGAAATTTACAGGTGATAGTGCAGCAGCTGCGATTAAAGTGATGGAGCGCCTGTTTAAAACAAACAGGGCGTCACGTATTTCGTGCTTTATTGAGTTGTTGGAGTTGATGGCTGACGCACCGGATGTTGAATCTCTAGCGTCACCAAACTATGCGCCATCGCTCAGTAGTTGGAATGGCGAACGACTTGATCAGGTATGCAATCTTGTTAGAGAACGCTTTGCCGAACCGCTCAGTCAGGCTGAGGTTGCCAAGGCGGTCAATATGAGCCCGCCGGCCTTTAGCCGCTATTTTGGCAAGCGAACAGGGCGGACTTTTGTCAGTTTCCTCAATGAAGTTCGCATTGGCCATGCTTGTCGGCAACTTCAAGAATCGGACAAGACCATCCTTGAGATTTGTTACGAAAGTGGTTTTTCCAATCTCTCCAATTTTAATCGCCGTTTTCGGGATATTAGGTCAATGACCCCCTCCGAGTATCGAAAGTGTTTCGCTGAGTATTCGTGA
- a CDS encoding phytanoyl-CoA dioxygenase family protein: MITTNNAIVTDDMIRQFKEEGYFIIEKALAEEQIEAMRGELGGFMDAIHQKMDEEGTDSLGITHRNKRYFIPHTYNRSQIMHDFIFGPIMQEICRATLGDNVNFFLDQWVVKSAEKGMSFSWHQDSGYIGFDHNPYLTCWTPLDDVNEENGTVYLLPYSHIGVKTRVTHIWDEVTNDMIGYFGDDPGIPVIVPAGSIACFSSVCFHRSGVNTSPNMRRVMLTQYSADRIIDPLTKKPQISAIPFIKDGEVINECYPIKDPHDIG; the protein is encoded by the coding sequence ATGATTACAACCAACAATGCTATTGTTACCGATGACATGATCCGCCAATTCAAAGAAGAGGGTTATTTCATTATTGAGAAGGCACTCGCTGAAGAGCAAATCGAAGCCATGCGTGGAGAGTTAGGTGGTTTCATGGATGCCATCCATCAAAAAATGGATGAGGAGGGAACTGATTCGCTAGGCATCACGCATCGCAATAAGCGCTACTTCATTCCGCATACTTACAATCGCAGTCAGATCATGCATGACTTTATTTTTGGTCCGATCATGCAGGAGATCTGTCGTGCGACGCTGGGGGACAATGTGAATTTCTTTCTCGATCAATGGGTGGTCAAATCCGCAGAGAAGGGGATGAGCTTTTCATGGCATCAGGATTCTGGCTACATTGGTTTTGACCATAATCCATATTTGACCTGCTGGACTCCATTGGATGATGTAAATGAGGAAAACGGAACGGTCTATCTCCTGCCTTACAGCCACATCGGTGTCAAAACACGTGTGACACACATCTGGGATGAAGTAACCAATGACATGATCGGCTACTTTGGTGATGATCCAGGCATTCCAGTTATTGTTCCTGCTGGCAGCATTGCCTGTTTTTCAAGCGTTTGCTTCCATCGCAGTGGCGTGAATACCAGCCCAAATATGCGCCGCGTCATGCTCACACAATATTCGGCCGATCGTATCATTGATCCTCTCACCAAGAAGCCTCAGATAAGTGCAATCCCCTTTATCAAGGACGGAGAAGTCATCAACGAGTGTTATCCGATCAAAGACCCTCACGATATTGGTTAA
- a CDS encoding aryl-sulfate sulfotransferase: MSYHFVRTQIATPTLLSRFSTALLLAVSFLIRVDASSVDSVSPIYGTQGSGSVTVTVTLGEDDLLDADQNAVPVSVNLGDLSGTSIARTDTTTVTADFTIDADETLGALDLEVTFSNLNGAAAIYSKVNAFWVTEDEDVSDGYVLYAPVGETTTYLVDNDGETQKTWESDYEPGLSVYLMDDGTLIRTGQADNDVFGHEGGHGGIVENYDWDGDLLWTIEYSSDTYCAHHDIEVLPNGNVLLIAWQLISEDDAIAAGRDPSSVADDGLWADSIIEMDTDGNIVWEWYIWDHIVQDFDSTKDNYVDDVSEYPGLIDVNYELTSSDLNEEDWTHINSIDYNEELNQILVSVHNFSEVWIIDHSTTTEEAASSSGGNSGMGGQLLYRWGNPQAFSAGTEDDQILYQQHDATWIPEGYPGEGNILIYNNKAGKLDDDQDYTTVVEFTPALNDDGLYDFDDDLGYYGPESVIWTWQDDPPTDFYVSSISGAQRQSNGNTIITNGQETYVIEVNSDGDQVNGDDGEPWEYEYEGDSNIIFRFERYTSDFAGFDGTELDDESAAEQYFGVTIDDDECIIDVPGFGFVYICEWPYVFIYDQQSWVCISDTSTSVDASSFSLSTLTVRDHWVYDFILGWYWTRDDVYPWMFIVEVEPDRNPHWTYFADVIGERRYFYYVTPDQWRGHGRSGLDEE, from the coding sequence ATGTCCTATCACTTCGTAAGAACTCAAATTGCTACCCCGACTCTGCTTTCTCGCTTTTCCACGGCGCTGCTCCTAGCCGTCTCTTTCCTGATCAGAGTCGACGCTAGTAGCGTCGACTCTGTTTCACCTATTTATGGGACGCAGGGCAGTGGTAGCGTGACCGTAACGGTAACCCTTGGCGAGGATGACTTACTTGATGCAGATCAAAACGCTGTACCTGTTTCGGTGAATTTGGGCGATTTGTCCGGGACCTCGATTGCAAGAACGGATACGACGACCGTTACAGCAGATTTCACAATTGATGCGGATGAAACCCTTGGAGCTTTGGACCTTGAAGTCACTTTTTCAAATCTGAATGGTGCTGCAGCAATTTATTCCAAAGTAAACGCATTTTGGGTGACCGAGGATGAAGATGTTTCGGACGGTTACGTCCTTTATGCTCCAGTCGGTGAGACGACCACTTATCTCGTTGATAATGACGGTGAGACACAAAAGACCTGGGAGAGCGACTATGAGCCCGGGCTATCTGTTTATCTGATGGATGATGGCACTTTGATAAGGACTGGACAGGCAGATAATGATGTCTTTGGTCATGAAGGTGGTCATGGTGGAATTGTTGAAAATTATGACTGGGATGGAGATTTGTTGTGGACGATTGAATACTCCAGCGATACCTATTGCGCTCACCATGATATTGAGGTTCTTCCAAACGGGAACGTTTTATTAATCGCATGGCAATTAATATCAGAAGATGACGCGATTGCCGCTGGCAGGGATCCTTCAAGTGTTGCAGATGATGGTCTTTGGGCAGACTCAATTATCGAGATGGATACTGACGGCAATATCGTCTGGGAATGGTATATCTGGGACCACATTGTTCAGGATTTTGATTCTACCAAAGACAATTACGTAGATGATGTTTCTGAGTATCCAGGACTCATCGATGTGAACTATGAGCTGACATCTTCAGATCTGAACGAGGAAGATTGGACTCACATAAACTCGATTGATTATAATGAAGAATTGAATCAAATTCTTGTCTCCGTTCATAATTTTTCTGAAGTCTGGATTATAGATCACAGCACGACAACAGAAGAAGCCGCCAGTAGTTCAGGTGGCAACAGTGGCATGGGCGGGCAACTTTTATACCGTTGGGGTAATCCTCAGGCCTTCAGTGCGGGAACGGAAGACGATCAAATACTCTATCAACAACATGATGCAACCTGGATTCCTGAAGGTTATCCAGGGGAAGGAAACATCCTCATTTATAATAATAAAGCCGGTAAGCTTGACGATGATCAAGATTATACAACCGTGGTTGAATTCACCCCGGCTTTAAATGACGATGGGCTTTATGACTTCGATGATGATCTTGGTTATTACGGTCCTGAGTCTGTGATATGGACTTGGCAGGATGATCCTCCTACAGACTTTTACGTATCCAGTATTTCCGGCGCTCAGCGTCAATCAAATGGTAACACGATTATCACGAACGGACAGGAAACCTATGTGATCGAGGTCAACAGTGATGGCGATCAAGTCAATGGTGATGATGGTGAACCCTGGGAGTATGAATATGAAGGTGATAGCAACATCATTTTTCGATTCGAGCGCTATACATCGGATTTTGCCGGTTTTGACGGGACCGAACTGGATGACGAATCGGCAGCAGAACAATACTTTGGTGTGACTATCGACGATGACGAGTGTATCATTGATGTCCCAGGATTCGGGTTTGTCTATATTTGCGAATGGCCATATGTTTTTATCTATGACCAGCAGAGCTGGGTCTGTATCTCTGATACGTCCACATCAGTTGATGCATCAAGCTTCTCACTGAGTACTTTGACTGTTAGAGATCACTGGGTATATGATTTTATCCTGGGTTGGTATTGGACTAGAGACGATGTCTACCCCTGGATGTTTATTGTTGAGGTCGAACCAGATCGCAATCCACATTGGACTTACTTCGCTGACGTAATCGGTGAGCGTCGTTACTTCTATTATGTAACTCCAGACCAGTGGAGAGGACATGGAAGAAGCGGCCTTGATGAGGAGTGA
- a CDS encoding phytanoyl-CoA dioxygenase family protein: MTATASTIDLDTHYPLTQEQIDRFRKDGYIKLKDVLNAETIAYYGKEITRMVKELNWQDQPLEERSTYGKAFLQVSNIWPKSEVAKEFAFSKRLARIATELMGTTGVRMYHDQALYKEPGGGYTPWHVDQYYWPLSNNNTVTAWIPLLELPLEMGPLEFSIGSQNIKFGRDLAISDESQEKIDKHLKLTDLPIDRGPFDLGEVSFHYGFTFHRAGPNTTDKAREVMTIIYMDKDIKLVEPKNQNQKNDWNGWMPGVKIGEVVDSPLNPVLYAEEA, from the coding sequence ATGACAGCAACAGCATCAACTATCGATCTCGACACCCACTACCCTCTCACGCAGGAACAAATCGACCGTTTCCGCAAAGATGGCTACATCAAGCTTAAGGATGTTCTTAATGCTGAGACCATTGCCTATTACGGCAAAGAGATCACCCGTATGGTCAAGGAACTGAATTGGCAGGACCAACCGCTCGAAGAGCGCTCTACCTATGGTAAAGCCTTTCTCCAAGTCAGCAATATCTGGCCAAAGAGTGAAGTAGCCAAGGAGTTTGCCTTTAGCAAGCGACTGGCTCGGATCGCAACCGAACTGATGGGCACAACCGGCGTCAGGATGTATCATGATCAGGCGCTTTATAAAGAGCCTGGCGGCGGTTACACTCCATGGCATGTTGACCAGTATTATTGGCCGCTATCCAATAACAACACCGTCACTGCCTGGATTCCCCTGCTGGAACTCCCTTTGGAAATGGGACCACTTGAATTCTCTATTGGCAGTCAGAATATTAAATTCGGAAGAGACCTGGCGATCAGCGACGAAAGCCAGGAAAAGATCGATAAGCATCTAAAGCTTACCGATCTGCCAATTGATCGAGGCCCGTTTGACCTGGGAGAAGTCAGTTTTCACTATGGATTCACTTTCCATCGCGCAGGTCCCAATACAACTGACAAAGCCCGCGAAGTCATGACCATCATCTATATGGACAAAGACATCAAGCTGGTTGAGCCCAAGAATCAGAATCAGAAAAATGACTGGAACGGCTGGATGCCAGGCGTCAAGATTGGTGAAGTTGTTGATAGTCCGCTCAACCCAGTGCTCTATGCTGAAGAGGCTTAA